Within the Vigna angularis cultivar LongXiaoDou No.4 chromosome 10, ASM1680809v1, whole genome shotgun sequence genome, the region CTCACTATACTCTTTGATCTTCCATGTTGGTTGTATGAaagtattgtttgttttctggAATCTGGCAGAATTTGTCTACAACAGAGGAAGACAGGGATTATGTTACATTTTATTGGTCGCAGGTTCTGGTCTAATCTCTTAACAGGAGTTAAAAGTCAGTTTGAAAGTGTTAAGTGAGGATGTCTTCTCCGTCATTATTGGAGTAATTGTTTTTGTAACATATCTTTACTTTACCTGAAAAAATATAAAGGGAATACGGAAAGCCTTAACCAAActtaaaagatgaaattttgaaatgcTCTGCCGAATGCAAATATGGTGGGTAGGTATGAATTTTTAGGTCAATTTCAGTTTTGATGACCCCATAATGGAAGCTTGCAAACAGACTATTGTTTCTCGATACCTATTTTACTTCAATTTTCTTTGATTGCATTTTCTCCaagtttttatataataatttttttataaagtagaATGTAAATTGTAGTCAGAAGTTGCTCGTGTCTCCAGTGTAGGCGGATATGTAAATGTGTTTGTTTAACGGGATATTTCAAATGAGGTCTCTGTTTAAAATGAGACATCAGAACACATCATAGTAATCTTTTGACCAtcattgtggtaaaatgaaactATTCAGATTAAATTCACGATATTCTTATTTTCCTTTGTAGTTCACAGAAAGATATATTCTAAACTGCAATCCCATGTCTGGTGGTATCATGTGCAAAATGTTCTCCTGTGAACTTTGTTCTCAACTCTTTTACTTCCTATTCAAATTAAAGCTCATGTTTAGATGGTATATGGTTTTTTAGGCCTTCACTGTACATCTGCATTCGTAAATTCCTAACATTTGAGTATGGTTTAGAAATTCTGGTTAAGGAAGTTGTAAGTAAGTTCGTTCTTCAATGTATTTGATCCAAATTCACAAAATTTTAAAGGAAgataatatgaaatttatcATTTTCTGTTGGGCTAATTTCTAAACCTCATTAACCATAGTGTTCATGTAGTGGAAATGATATATGCATTACAATTTTTCAAGCGACTGGTAAACTGTTCATGTatgagaggaagaagataaaaggaaacaaacggaaaaggaaaggaagaagGCAGGTGACTGatttgaaaagaattttatCTCCTTATTCTATTTTAACTAGCGAAAAATATGTTATGTTCACTTTTTTATTGTTAGTAATTAAAtgattattaaagaaaataatattataagataattattttagtttaaaaaataattacatttaaatttaaattttaaattaattatttaaagataaaaattggaaaaaataattattttattttcaaaagataacttaaaaagtaaagttaaaaaaattgtgtattaATAATATAGATGTTGATGGTTGCTATAATTTAGTTTCATTTCTCATTTTAAAGAGTGTTCTCATTCCACACGTcctctttaatattttaataaatgcaTTAAAATGTTGCGAACTTATTAAATTTTCAGTCATTGGTATTTTCGGCTGACAAACGCAGTGCAAGAGAAGGGTAGGGTGGGGATGGGAAGGATTTTTCGATCTatagttaaaaaagaaaattaacttttaaataagtttGCAGATTTAATTGAAGTAACATGCCTGGTTATTAAAATCGTTAATAAGTTAGCTTTTACCCTATCAATTGATATTAGTTATATTTCCCTGAAATCATTAAATTTTGCTTTGttgatgatttattttaaaaagaactaAGAATTAGTTGGATGGATTTCTACTAGTAGTCTTATTCTAATATATGCAGTAGCAAAgaaatataaatgttaaattaatgaaaatgatgttttataatttttttaaattcttattttaattatatttcaatatacaaaaaatgaattgaaaaaatgaagcaaaagattaaataaattgCTGACATTTAATGTAAATCATTAAACCTGTCAAAAAAAAgtatagaaaattatttttaaggacttcaataaattaaaaaattctatgtctaaataaaatttaaggaaTGATTGGAACAAAATTGAAGTTTAAggagtttatttttaaatgagatcgaatttaaagattaattaagaCAAATTAAAGTTTAGGATGTTTAAGTGCACAAAGAAAAGTTGAAGGGATTAAACTGTTGAGTATAATgagataaaaattatacaatgaCTCTTTCCTCTGGAAAATATAACGAtgtctttttattaaaaagattgataaaaatatcaagaaaataaagaatattcttaaatgaaaaagatattaatgaaataaatgtaatttactgaaataaatttatgacTTCACAAAAACTCATTGTGTTGTTTTTACAATTTAAGCCACTTGACACATTCATACCACCCAACTTTATCCTTTGAGAAACTTGACATATATAATGTGTGAAATCATATTCTTTTGGTAATgatattcaaaacaaataaattttctattacaTTGCATACATGTCTGGGTccaaattagataaaaaaaattggtacaGATAATTATCTTCTGACAAAATgatacatttaatatatatttttttgttaatccAACCATTgcattaagagaaaaaaattaactctCCCTTTTAGATATAAATTTTGGAAGACGAGAATTAAAATGAGAACCATAAAGTAATGTTATCTTATTTTTGGAAGACGACAGTCCTGTGTAATTTAGATTGTACCAACTAAATTATCCTAAAGTCTTTCGACTCACCCTCtccattaatattttatggagcacaacaatatattatatttctcCTCTCGTACACTTATACTTGGACCAAATAAGGTGATCATTTTCCTTCCCCTCCTCTTcccttctttgaacccaattcacTGAAAGACTAACAATATTGAAGGGGTATGGAAGTTATCCAAgagaaaaatttaaagtaaaattgtaAGAAAAGCACACTCGATAAAATCCTCCTAGACAACATGACCTCTAGATCTTGTAATGCCTACCACAATGTTGGAGGAAAAGCAGaaagttcaataaaaaaaaaggggaaaCAAAAAACACTCGAGGATTCGAATTATAAGATTTTTATCCATTCATGAAGAGCCTAGAAATGCTCATCTgtggagctaattatttttccCTCCTTTCAAGGGCCatcaaaaaaattgaatgaagtTTGTAACTCCGATCACTTTTCTAAAAATGAACACAAGCCTCACGGTTTGAGGGCAACACCCAATCCAAACCTGGGTTTTTTATCCAGGGCCTTGGTGTCGATCTCACCAGAAATAGTCAACACTGATTTTGGTATGATCTCATGCTGCAAGAGGGCGCCAAGATGTCCTTGATTGTTGAACCTTGCTTTGACCTGTGTCAGAGGGTCAACAGCAAAAGACCCTCCCACTGTAAGAATGTTCTCATTTGTGGAGAACTTTCTAGTGACCTCTGCAACAGCAGCACTCTTCTTCAATAGGTCCAGATGATGGACGTATGATGCTTTAATGCTGTCACCCTTGTCACCTCTGTTTGGGAAGTACGTGTTAAATATCAATTTGTTACGCTTATAACATGATTACATTGCTAGATGTTtggaaaacaatttttttaggtAAAAGCAGCTTACAGGATTATTGAAGCAGATGAATCTGCTTTCGTGACACTAATCCCAGCAGTGTATTTTGTAAAACGACCAGATGTAGTGTCATAGCCTGCCTCACCACCGAAAGCAATGCTTGGGGTACCAACGGTAGCAGAAACATCAATGACAGGGGATTGATTCAAAGCAAAAGCGGTTGTCAAGGTAGCATGGTCATGGAAGTATTGAACCTCTAGCTGTCAAAAACCAATCAGACAATTTTTTAGAAACGATGCCTAGCAGTTAGTCAAATTTCCCAGCCAGAAGATGCAAGTTTCTATACCTTGCCAGAATTATAATCAGGCAGCTTAATCGAAGCAATAGTCTTGGTGGACGGCATAATGTCAGTGAATGTGAGGGTTGTGGAGATCTGGGAAAAAAGGAGCAAGTTAACAAGATGATTTACTCAAGAGCATACTCAATAGTAACCTTAAAAGACAAAGTAACCCACAATGGATGCCGTGTCAAGTTTAACATCAATAATAGTGTTCTTATACTTGTACAGTGCTGCCACATCCCCAGTCGAGAGTCCTCCTTTCTTCACAGCAGTTGAAGTGAGCgcctgaaagaagaaaaagtaagaaGTCAGATTGAATTGAACACTACACATCTACTGCTACTAGCAGGTAGCCATGTGCGCCGTTGCACACGCGTAGCATTAGAAAGACGACCatgacaacaaaaattaaagcaGCAAGACAAAAATTTAAAGCAGCCATGCAGTTTGCAACAGGCTAAACAAAATTCCAAAGGATCTATAAGAGAAGTCAAAAGATCATATCAGTACCCCCATGTCAATCTTATATTATCTTAGTGGGTTACAGGAATTGAATCTTCATCCTCTCTATCAGTCAGATATCACCTTACTTTCACATTAATCCAAGTAATCGATCATTTAGTTTCTCAATCGTATACTTTCAATCTCTTAGATATCAGAAATCAAATTTCAACCATCAGACAATTTCTTCAAACCCCTACCCCCAACTACCAACCTTTCTTTGATGACCTTTTTCATTCACCATCCAGTCACCGGATACTTTATACCTACTTTATACCTAAAGGTGCGCTACTTGTTTTGATAATTCATGTTCTGTATCCCCTAGTAGATATCTTAAAACGCTTGTCATTATGTTAGGTTTCTGATCAAGAAACCTAAAGAAACTCACTCTAACACACCAGGATGACTCTATAACTCCTCTTTGTATTATCAACAGCAAGAATACAATGTACAGTGAACAAttgagagcttaacctcccccaCAGGAATAATAGTTTCCTGTTAGAATTCTACTAAACAACCAACTAACTCCACATAGCTATTCAATAGCTATTTATACAATCGAATTCCCGCCCCTTAGTAGTTAGGCATTCAAAGTTTTATTCCTTCTCTCGTATACCCTCCATCTCCTAACATTACCCTCCGCTCCTttaacaaccttgtcctcaaggttgaactCAGGATATTGGTCTGCCATAGTACTCTTGTCCTCCCAGGTTGCGCCTTCTTTTCCCCCTTCTTGCCATTCCACCAGGACTTGCTGCACCATCTCTTCCCCTTGCTTTACTTGTCTACTTTCCAGAATGCGAATTGGGTGAAAGGTAGGTCCTTCCGCTTGTAACTCTAGTGGCAGCTCTTTCTCCACCTGCTGTTCACCTACTGCTTTCTTAAGCTGGGACACATGGAAGACTGGGTGTATCCTAGCTGTTTCCAGCAACCTGAGCTTATACGCAACTTCTCCAACCTTCTGTATTACTTGAAATGGGCCGTAGTAGCAAGCTGCATTTTTTGGGCGAAGTCTCGAGGGCATAGAGGACTGCCTGTGGGGTCGAATCTTCAAGTAGACCCAATCCTCCACCTCTATGTCTGCTTGTCGCCTCTTTTTGTTCGCCTGCTGCACCATTAAATCCTGTGCCCGATATAAATGGAATTTCAACTGCTTGATAGTCTCATCTCTCGTTAATAAATCCTGGGCAACTGCTTCGACTGGTGTTTCCCCTGGTATGAACCTGCTAAGGGATGGTGGAGCTCTCCCATACACGGTCTCAAAAGGTGTGCATCTGGCTGCACTCTGATAACTGGTATTGTACCAGTATTCAGCCCAAGACAGCACTGTACTCCAATTTTTCGGCTGTTCCGAGCAAAAGCACCGCAAGTAGCCTTCCAAAATCCTATTTATCACCTCGGTTTGCCCGTCTGACTCAGGATCATATGCAATACTCATCCTGAGTTGGGTCCCCTGCAACCTAAACAGCTCTTTCCAGAAGACGCTCAAGAACAAAGGGTCCCTGTCGCTCACAATTGAAACCGGAATGTC harbors:
- the LOC108335922 gene encoding mitochondrial outer membrane protein porin 2 isoform X1 encodes the protein MSKGPGLFTDIGKKAKDLLTKDYTSDRKLTVSSYSSAGVALTSTAVKKGGLSTGDVAALYKYKNTIIDVKLDTASIISTTLTFTDIMPSTKTIASIKLPDYNSGKLEVQYFHDHATLTTAFALNQSPVIDVSATVGTPSIAFGGEAGYDTTSGRFTKYTAGISVTKADSSASIILGDKGDSIKASYVHHLDLLKKSAAVAEVTRKFSTNENILTVGGSFAVDPLTQVKARFNNQGHLGALLQHEIIPKSVLTISGEIDTKALDKKPRFGLGVALKP
- the LOC108335922 gene encoding mitochondrial outer membrane protein porin 2 isoform X2, with amino-acid sequence MNLESYALTSTAVKKGGLSTGDVAALYKYKNTIIDVKLDTASIISTTLTFTDIMPSTKTIASIKLPDYNSGKLEVQYFHDHATLTTAFALNQSPVIDVSATVGTPSIAFGGEAGYDTTSGRFTKYTAGISVTKADSSASIILGDKGDSIKASYVHHLDLLKKSAAVAEVTRKFSTNENILTVGGSFAVDPLTQVKARFNNQGHLGALLQHEIIPKSVLTISGEIDTKALDKKPRFGLGVALKP